The following are from one region of the Brienomyrus brachyistius isolate T26 chromosome 4, BBRACH_0.4, whole genome shotgun sequence genome:
- the LOC125740126 gene encoding protein FAM110B-like, producing the protein MPTETLQTDSMVKPAGQATTYASAVPLRILNKGPDYFRRQAEPNPKRLSAVERLEADKAKYVKSQEVINAKQEPVKPAVLPKPACPITRRACSSPALKASNNNSKSDTCVKRENLNLEILKNILNSSETSSTGTAHKHSARSWAPQRSESVELNRRSFAESLKVFPSQGASSPHGSNLNISRRFFEEQSSDSSLHVSHSSSDIRRICNGKTLRATPSSSSAPPLPPKPSLLATNTLKSPDTETVEPGSAVTRRPSLHRSKSDLSDRYARAGADVERFFNYCGLDPEELENFGVENFTRANSDIISLNFRSASMISSDCEQSRHSNDDLTDDEEANERVPYGISAVERNARVIKWLYSIKQARESQKVSHV; encoded by the coding sequence ATGCCCACAGAAACACTACAGACAGATAGCATGGTCAAGCCCGCGGGCCAGGCCACCACCTATGCCTCGGCTGTGCCTCTCCGCATCCTTAATAAGGGGCCAGACTACTTCCGTCGGCAGGCAGAGCCCAACCCCAAGCGGCTGAGCGCGGTGGAGCGGCTGGAAGCCGACAAGGCCAAGTACGTCAAGAGCCAGGAAGTGATCAACGCCAAGCAGGAGCCCGTCAAGCCGGCCGTGCTGCCCAAACCAGCGTGCCCCATCACCCGGCGGGCGTGCAGCAGCCCTGCCCTGAAGGCCTCCAACAACAATTCCAAGTCGGACACCTGTGTCAAGAGGGAGAATCTCAACCTAGAGATCCTCAAGAACATCTTGAACAGCTCTGAGACCTCATCCACGGGGACGGCGCACAAGCACAGTGCCAGGAGCTGGGCCCCCCAGCGCTCTGAGTCGGTGGAGCTCAACCGGCGCTCTTTTGCGGAGTCCCTGAAGGTCTTCCCCTCCCAAGGTGCCTCGAGTCCCCACGGGAGCAACCTGAACATCAGCAGGCGTTTCTTTGAGGAACAGTCCAGTGACTCATCACTCCATGTGTCCCACAGCTCGTCAGACATCCGGAGGATATGCAATGGCAAGACTCTGAGGGCCACTCCGAGCAGCAGCTCCGCTCCACCCCTGCCGCCTAAACCCAGCCTACTGGCTACCAACACCCTCAAATCTCCTGACACTGAGACCGTGGAACCAGGAAGTGCAGTCACCCGGAGACCCTCCCTGCACAGGTCCAAATCTGACCTCAGCGACAGGTACGCCCGGGCTGGTGCCGACGTCGAGCGCTTTTTCAACTACTGCGGACTGGATCCCGAGGAGCTTGAAAACTTTGGTGTGGAGAACTTCACCCGGGCCAACTCGGACATCATCTCACTGAACTTCCGCAGTGCGAGCATGATCAGCTCAGACTGCGAGCAGTCGCGGCACAGCAACGACGACCTGACGGACGACGAGGAGGCCAACGAGCGCGTGCCCTACGGCATATCAGCCGTGGAGAGGAATGCCCGGGTCATCAAGTGGCTGTACAGCATCAAACAAGCCAGGGAATCGCAGAAGGTCTCTCATGTTTGA